A genomic stretch from Alosa sapidissima isolate fAloSap1 chromosome 3, fAloSap1.pri, whole genome shotgun sequence includes:
- the slc17a7a gene encoding solute carrier family 17 member 7a, whose product MEIRPDRFKLVAGKTLGKIHRLIEKRQENGETIELSAEGRPELVEEKELPVVDCTCCGLPRRYIIAILCGLGFCISFGIRCNLGVAIVSMVNNHTVFHGKREVLEPAQFSWDPETVGMIHGSFFWGYIVTQIPGGFICRRFAANRVFGFAIVATSVLNMLIPHAARVSYGCVMLVRVCQGLVEGVSYPACHGIWAKWAPPLERSRLATTAFCGSYAGAVVAMPLAGILVQYTGWSSVFYVYGSVGVFWYLFWILVSYESPAAHPTITAEERQYIEDAIGDSANTQNLQKFKTPWRAFFTSMPVYAIIVANFCRSWTFYLLLISQPAYFEEVFGFEISKVGMVSALPHLVMTIVVPIGGQLADYLRTHNLMSTTNVRKLMNCGGFGMEATLLLVVGYSHTKGVAISFLVLAVGFSGFAISGFNVNHLDIAPRYASILMGISNGVGTLSGMVCPLIVGAMTKHKTREEWQGVFLIASLVHYGGVIFYGIFASGEKQPWADVEDTSDEKCGILGEDELANETEELYRTGGGGQYGAMSQPDAGPNGGGGAGGWVSDWDKSEELVQPPGTNRYMYGGEEDRELP is encoded by the exons ATGGAGATCCGACCAGATCGGTTCAAGCTGGTGGCGGGAAAAACACTTGGGAAGATTCACAG ACTCATCGAGAAGCGGCAGGAGAATGGTGAGACGATCGAGCTGTCGGCGGAGGGCCGTCCGGAGCtggtggaggagaaggagcTGCCGGTGGTGGACTGCACCTGCTGCGGCCTGCCTCGCCGTTACATCATCGCCATCCTCTGCGGCCTGGGCTTCTGCATCTCCTTCGGCATCCGCTGCAACCTCGGCGTGGCCATCGTCAGCATGGTCAACAACCACACGGTCTTTCATGGCAAGAGGGAAGTCCTCGAG cCTGCTCAGTTTTCGTGGGACCCAGAGACTGTAGGGATGATCCATGGCTCATTCTTTTGGGGCTACATAGTCACACAAATCCCTGGAGGATTCATATGCCGAAGGTTTGCAGCCAACCG GGTTTTTGGCTTTGCAATTGTGGCCACATCCGTCTTAAATATGCTGATCCCTCATGCGGCTCGGGTATCCTACGGCTGTGTCATGCTGGTCAGAGTTTGCCAAGGGCTTGTGGAG GGTGTGTCCTACCCTGCCTGCCATGGAATCTGGGCTAAATGGGCTCCACCCCTTGAGAGAAGCAGATTGGCAACAACAGCTTTCTGCG GGTCATACGCAGGGGCAGTGGTGGCCATGCCATTGGCAGGAATTCTGGTGCAGTACACTGGGTGGTCCTCAGTCTTCTATGTGTATG GCAGTGTTGGTGTGTTCTGGTACTTGTTCTGGATCTTGGTGTCTTATGAGAGTCCTGCAGCCCACCCCACAATCACTGCCGAGGAGAGGCAGTACATTGAGGATGCCATCGGGGACTCGGCCAACACCCAGAACCTGCAG AAGTTTAAGACTCCCTGGCGCGCCTTCTTCACCTCGATGCCTGTGTATGCCATCATTGTGGCCAACTTCTGCCGTAGCTGGACCTTCTACTTGCTCCTCATCAGTCAGCCAGCGTACTTTGAGGAAGTCTTTGGTTTCGAGATCAGCAAG GTGGGGATGGTGTCTGCTCTGCCTCATCTGGTGATGACCATCGTTGTGCCAATTGGAGGGCAGCTGGCAGACTACCTGCGGACCCACAACCTCATGAGCACAACCAACGTGCGCAAACTCATGAACTGTGGAG GTTTTGGCATGGAAGCAACTCTGCTGTTGGTGGTTGGGTACTCTCACACTAAAGGGGTGGCAATATCCTTTCTTGTGCTTGCTGTTGGCTTCAGCGGCTTTGCAATCTCAG GGTTTAATGTGAACCATTTGGACATTGCCCCACGCTATGCTAGTATTCTCATGGGTATCTCCAATGGAGTTGGCACCTTATCAGGCATGGTGTGCCCACTCATCGTTGGAGCCATGACCAAACACAAG ACTCGTGAGGAGTGGCAGGGTGTATTTCTCATTGCTTCACTGGTCCATTATGGCGGAGTCATCTTTTATG GTATCTTTGCATCGGGAGAAAAGCAGCCATGGGCGGACGTAGAGGACACCAGCGACGAGAAATGCGGCATACTGGGAGAGGACGAACTGGCCAAtgagacagaagagctttaccGTACCGGCGGTGGTGGACAGTACGGGGCCATGAGCCAACCAGACGCAGGGCCCAATGGAGGCGGCGGAGCAGGGGGCTGGGTCAGTGACTGGGATAAGTCTGAAGAGTTAGTCCAGCCGCCGGGGACCAATAGGTATATGTATGGAGGAGAAGAAGACCGAGAGCTGCCATAG
- the slc6a16a gene encoding sodium-dependent neutral amino acid transporter B(0)AT2 isoform X1, whose amino-acid sequence MEKSPLPTDDGGHGLGESHSDAALVSVGGPVPGGEAGPAEDRPAWDSKLQYVLAQVGFSVGLGNVWRFPYLCHQNGGGAFMVLYVMLLMVVGVPLFFMELAAGQSIRQGSIGVWKHISPRLAGIGYSSCMVCFFVALYYNVIIAWSLFYLGNSFQYPLPWEHCPIDHSTNATVKECSESSPTSYFWFRKALDIADSIDESGDFNPIMTGCLLAAWAIVCLAMIKGIKSSAKVMYFSSVFPYAVLFIFLIRGLMLDGAIDGIKYMFYPKLEIWGRVQVWRQAATQVFFALGLGYGSVIAYSSYNPVQNNCHRDAVMVSIINFMTSVLASLVVFVVLGFRAKTIALGCVARNLGVMSELAGVPGTSQHWWPWFNMSEPSSVGLDDYREWYKLFGAQVGANITDCNPENEMNKGVEGTGLAFIAFTEAMALFPASPLWSALFFLMLLNLGLSTMFGTMQGILTPLMDNFSLLGRHRTMLTVGSCSLGFLIGLLFTQRSGNYFVTMFDDYSATLPLIIVVIFETASVSWVYGADRFLDDIEVMLKWRPPSIYKYMWKYVCLLSMVGLLAASLLRMVIKRPTYTAWDHATATENTLAYPGWALAVLSMLILAASLPVPIGYVLSIIKDGRSSPDEGRSPDVHRDRYAKCESSDRETVHSNGPVNELEEMARAAFLPLGHDHYRLLPQQEDGDEEEEEDTVV is encoded by the exons ATGGAGAAGTCCCCTTTACCGACTGATGATGGCGGCCATGGCCTGGGTGAGAGCCACTCAGACGCGGCACTGGTGTCTGTGGGAGGGCCGGTCCCAGGTGGGGAGGCCGGGCCAGCGGAAGACCGTCCAGCATGGGACAGCAAGCTGCAGTACGTCCTGGCCCAGGTGGGCTTCAGCGTCGGCCTGGGGAACGTTTGGAGGTTCCCTTACCTCTGCCATCAGAATGGAGGAG GAGCGTTCATGGTTCTGTATGTGATGTTGttgatggtggtgggggtgcCGCTGTTCTTCATGGAGCTGGCTGCTGGCCAGAGCATCAGACAGGGCAGCATTGGCGTGTGGAAACACATCTCTCCTCGGCTGGCTGGGATTGGCTACTCCAGCTGCATG GTGTGCTTCTTTGTGGCTCTCTACTACAATGTGATCATTGCTTGGTCTCTCTTCTACCTTGGAAACTCTTTTCAGTACCCGTTACCATGGGAACACTGCCCCATAGATCACAGCACTAACGCGACAG TTAAGGAATGCTCTGAAAGCTCTCCCACCTCCTACTTCTGGTTCCGTAAGGCATTGGACATCGCTGACTCGATAGATGaatctggagattttaacccCATCATGACTGGCTGTTTGCTGGCTGCCTGGGCTATTGTGTGCCTCGCCATGATAAAGGGCATCAAGTCCTCAGCCAAG GTGATGTATTTCTCCTCCGTGTTCCCGTACGCCGTTCTCTTCATCTTTCTTATCAGAGGCCTGATGCTGGATGGGGCCATAGATGGAATCAAGTACATGTTCTACCCCAAG CTAGAGATCTGGGGCAGGGTCCAGGTGTGGCGTCAGGCGGCCACTCAGGTGTTCTTTGCGCTGGGGCTGGGCTATGGCTCGGTCATTGCCTACTCTTCCTATAATCCCGTCCAGAACAACTGCCACCGCGACGCCGTTATGGTGTCCATCATCAACTTCATGACCTCTGTGCTGGCCTCCCTCGTCGTGTTCGTGGTGCTGGGCTTCCGGGCCAAGACCATTGCGTTAGGCTGTGTGGCaag GAACCTGGGGGTGATGTCAGAGCTGGCTGGAGTACCTGGTACATCTCAGCACTGGTGGCCGTGGTTCAACATGTCCGAGCCTAGCTCTGTAGGCCTGGACGACTACAGAGAGTGGTACAAACTCTTTGGTGCACAAGTGGGGGCAAACATAACTGACTGTAACCCTGAGAATGAGATGAATAAG gGTGTGGAGGGGACAGGTCTTGCATTCATAGCCTTCACTGAGGCCATGGCTCTGTTTCCTGCCAGCCCGTTGTGGTCGGCGCTCTTCTTCCTCATGCTGCTCAACCTGGGCCTCAGCACCATGTTTGGCACCATGCAGGGCATCCTCACCCCCCTCATGGACAACTTCAGCCTGCTGGggcgccacagaaccatgctCACAG tgGGTAGCTGTTCCCTGGGATTTCTGATCGGACTTCTGTTTACCCAGCGTAGTGGGAACTACTTTGTGACGATGTTTGATGACTACTCTGCCACCCTGCCTCTTATCATTGTGGTCATTTTTGAGACGGCGAGTGTTTCCTGGGTCTATGGAGCTGACAG GTTCCTGGATGATATTGAGGTGATGTTGAAGTGGCGGCCTCCAAGCATCTACAAGTACATGTGGAAGTATGTTTGCCTGCTGTCTATGGTGGGACTCCTGGCTGCCAGCCTGCTACGCATGGTCATCAAACGGCCCACCTACACCGCCTGGGACCATGCCACG gccacTGAAAACACTTTAGCCTACCCTGGCTGGGCTCTGGCCGTATTGTCTATGCTGATTCTGGCTGCTTCTCTGCCCGTGCCAATCGGCTATGTTCTATCAATCATAAAAGATGGGCGGAGCTCGCCCGACGAGGGGAGGAGCCCCGACGTGCACAGGGATCGGTACGCCAAGTGTGAGTCCTCTGACCGCGAGACCGTCCATTCAAACGGTCCGGTAAATGAGCTGGAGGAAATGGCCAGGGCAGCCTTCCTCCCATTGGGCCACGATCACTACCGGCTCCTCCCACAGCAGGAAGATggggatgaagaggaagaggaagacacaGTTGTGTAA
- the slc6a16a gene encoding sodium-dependent neutral amino acid transporter B(0)AT2 isoform X2: MVLYVMLLMVVGVPLFFMELAAGQSIRQGSIGVWKHISPRLAGIGYSSCMVCFFVALYYNVIIAWSLFYLGNSFQYPLPWEHCPIDHSTNATVKECSESSPTSYFWFRKALDIADSIDESGDFNPIMTGCLLAAWAIVCLAMIKGIKSSAKVMYFSSVFPYAVLFIFLIRGLMLDGAIDGIKYMFYPKLEIWGRVQVWRQAATQVFFALGLGYGSVIAYSSYNPVQNNCHRDAVMVSIINFMTSVLASLVVFVVLGFRAKTIALGCVARNLGVMSELAGVPGTSQHWWPWFNMSEPSSVGLDDYREWYKLFGAQVGANITDCNPENEMNKGVEGTGLAFIAFTEAMALFPASPLWSALFFLMLLNLGLSTMFGTMQGILTPLMDNFSLLGRHRTMLTVGSCSLGFLIGLLFTQRSGNYFVTMFDDYSATLPLIIVVIFETASVSWVYGADRFLDDIEVMLKWRPPSIYKYMWKYVCLLSMVGLLAASLLRMVIKRPTYTAWDHATATENTLAYPGWALAVLSMLILAASLPVPIGYVLSIIKDGRSSPDEGRSPDVHRDRYAKCESSDRETVHSNGPVNELEEMARAAFLPLGHDHYRLLPQQEDGDEEEEEDTVV, encoded by the exons ATGGTTCTGTATGTGATGTTGttgatggtggtgggggtgcCGCTGTTCTTCATGGAGCTGGCTGCTGGCCAGAGCATCAGACAGGGCAGCATTGGCGTGTGGAAACACATCTCTCCTCGGCTGGCTGGGATTGGCTACTCCAGCTGCATG GTGTGCTTCTTTGTGGCTCTCTACTACAATGTGATCATTGCTTGGTCTCTCTTCTACCTTGGAAACTCTTTTCAGTACCCGTTACCATGGGAACACTGCCCCATAGATCACAGCACTAACGCGACAG TTAAGGAATGCTCTGAAAGCTCTCCCACCTCCTACTTCTGGTTCCGTAAGGCATTGGACATCGCTGACTCGATAGATGaatctggagattttaacccCATCATGACTGGCTGTTTGCTGGCTGCCTGGGCTATTGTGTGCCTCGCCATGATAAAGGGCATCAAGTCCTCAGCCAAG GTGATGTATTTCTCCTCCGTGTTCCCGTACGCCGTTCTCTTCATCTTTCTTATCAGAGGCCTGATGCTGGATGGGGCCATAGATGGAATCAAGTACATGTTCTACCCCAAG CTAGAGATCTGGGGCAGGGTCCAGGTGTGGCGTCAGGCGGCCACTCAGGTGTTCTTTGCGCTGGGGCTGGGCTATGGCTCGGTCATTGCCTACTCTTCCTATAATCCCGTCCAGAACAACTGCCACCGCGACGCCGTTATGGTGTCCATCATCAACTTCATGACCTCTGTGCTGGCCTCCCTCGTCGTGTTCGTGGTGCTGGGCTTCCGGGCCAAGACCATTGCGTTAGGCTGTGTGGCaag GAACCTGGGGGTGATGTCAGAGCTGGCTGGAGTACCTGGTACATCTCAGCACTGGTGGCCGTGGTTCAACATGTCCGAGCCTAGCTCTGTAGGCCTGGACGACTACAGAGAGTGGTACAAACTCTTTGGTGCACAAGTGGGGGCAAACATAACTGACTGTAACCCTGAGAATGAGATGAATAAG gGTGTGGAGGGGACAGGTCTTGCATTCATAGCCTTCACTGAGGCCATGGCTCTGTTTCCTGCCAGCCCGTTGTGGTCGGCGCTCTTCTTCCTCATGCTGCTCAACCTGGGCCTCAGCACCATGTTTGGCACCATGCAGGGCATCCTCACCCCCCTCATGGACAACTTCAGCCTGCTGGggcgccacagaaccatgctCACAG tgGGTAGCTGTTCCCTGGGATTTCTGATCGGACTTCTGTTTACCCAGCGTAGTGGGAACTACTTTGTGACGATGTTTGATGACTACTCTGCCACCCTGCCTCTTATCATTGTGGTCATTTTTGAGACGGCGAGTGTTTCCTGGGTCTATGGAGCTGACAG GTTCCTGGATGATATTGAGGTGATGTTGAAGTGGCGGCCTCCAAGCATCTACAAGTACATGTGGAAGTATGTTTGCCTGCTGTCTATGGTGGGACTCCTGGCTGCCAGCCTGCTACGCATGGTCATCAAACGGCCCACCTACACCGCCTGGGACCATGCCACG gccacTGAAAACACTTTAGCCTACCCTGGCTGGGCTCTGGCCGTATTGTCTATGCTGATTCTGGCTGCTTCTCTGCCCGTGCCAATCGGCTATGTTCTATCAATCATAAAAGATGGGCGGAGCTCGCCCGACGAGGGGAGGAGCCCCGACGTGCACAGGGATCGGTACGCCAAGTGTGAGTCCTCTGACCGCGAGACCGTCCATTCAAACGGTCCGGTAAATGAGCTGGAGGAAATGGCCAGGGCAGCCTTCCTCCCATTGGGCCACGATCACTACCGGCTCCTCCCACAGCAGGAAGATggggatgaagaggaagaggaagacacaGTTGTGTAA